The following are from one region of the Gossypium hirsutum isolate 1008001.06 chromosome D03, Gossypium_hirsutum_v2.1, whole genome shotgun sequence genome:
- the LOC121215376 gene encoding uncharacterized protein At2g29880-like yields the protein MSGVPESIVPSQSSRGTKRKWVPEEDAALVSCMVDLHNIGTFNADTGFKAGYLNELEKMLEKALPNAMLKARPNIESRIRLLKRDWSIVYDMLNGQNNSGFGWDDHRQVIVAEDAVWDSYLKSHKEAGQFKHRSFPYYDQLTAIYAKDRATGKDAQTAADVLEEINAEDVPSADINEDRNEYYDCDANVSFDDMDVSATEP from the exons atgtcaggtgttccagaatCAATTGTTCCTTCACAATcatctcgaggaaccaaaaggaaatgggttccagaagaagatgcagcacTGGTTTCCTGCATGGTGGACTTGCACAATATTGGGACATTTAACGCTGATacggggttcaaagccggttactTAAACGAGTTAGAAAAAATGTTAGAGAAGGCTTTACCTAATGCGATGTTGAAGGCAAGACCTAATATCGAGTCAAGGATTAGGTTACTGAAAAGAGATTGGTCAATAgtgtatgacatgcttaatggccaaaacaatagcggttttggttgggacgaccATAGGCAGGTcattgttgctgaagatgcggtctGGGACTCTTATTTAAAG agtcataaagaagccgGTCAGTTCAAACATCGTAGTTTCCCTTACTACGACCaacttactgccatatacgcaaaagatcgagcgactgggaaagacgctcaaacagccgctgatgttcttgaagaaataaatgctgaGGATGTACCTTCTGCAGATATTAATGAAGACAGAAACGAATACTATGATTGCGATGCTAATGTCTCTTtcgatgacatggatgtttctgccaCGGAGCCGTAA
- the LOC107918836 gene encoding uncharacterized protein At2g29880-like, producing MLEKALPNAMLKARPNIESRIRLLKRDWSIVYDMLNGQNNSGFGWDDHRQVIVAEDAVWDSYLKSHKEAGQFKHRSFPYYDQLTAIYAKDRATGKDAQTAADVLEEINAEDVPSADINEDRNEYYDCDANVSFDDMDVSATEPQTDKNQGGSSSSKRTKKNSDTTGHFSSSVNDATTLLAENMRAISEQISRSIASDVVVHQGIQQKVANLYPTLCEIEGLTMDERFQALSKIPDHPTQMVVFFSLPSNVRLEWVRDFLLTIKIYGFVDDIFVTFSVRNIWDGISYTMF from the exons ATGTTAGAGAAGGCTTTACCTAATGCGATGTTGAAGGCAAGACCTAATATCGAGTCAAGGATTAGGTTACTGAAAAGAGATTGGTCAATAgtgtatgacatgcttaatggccaaaacaatagcggttttggttgggacgaccATAGGCAGGTcattgttgctgaagatgcggtctGGGACTCTTATTTAAAG agtcataaagaagccgGTCAGTTCAAACATCGTAGTTTCCCTTACTACGACCaacttactgccatatacgcaaaagatcgagcgactgggaaagacgctcaaacagccgctgacgttcttgaagaaataaatgctgaGGATGTACCTTCTGCAGATATTAATGAAGACAGAAACGAATACTATGATTGCGATGCTAATGTCTCTTtcgatgacatggatgtttctgccaCGGAGCCGCAAACAGACAaaaaccaagggggttcctcatcttcaaagagGACAAAAAAGAATTCTGATACAACtggtcatttttcttcttcagttAATGATGCTACCACTTTATTGGCTGAAAACATGCGGGCAATTAGCgaacaaatcagtaggagtattgcctccgatgtgGTAGTTCACCAGGGCATCCAACAGAAAGTGGCAAATTTATATCCAACCTTATGTGAAATAGAAGGTTTAACTATGGATGAACGGTTTCAAGCATTGAGTAAAATTCcggatcatccaactcaaatggtagttttctttagtttaccttctaaTGTACGGTTGGAATGGGTCAGagatttcttgctgaccattaaaatttatggttttgtTGATGACATTTTCGTAACTTTTTCTGTTCGTAATATTTGGGATGGTATTTCATATACAATGTTCTAA